One stretch of Brevibacillus laterosporus DNA includes these proteins:
- a CDS encoding YjcZ family sporulation protein, protein MSTSYGGNFFGDNFSFILVLFILLVIISCGCC, encoded by the coding sequence ATGAGCACATCCTACGGCGGAAACTTCTTCGGAGATAACTTCAGCTTCATTTTAGTGCTGTTCATCCTACTTGTCATCATCTCTTGCGGCTGCTGCTAA
- a CDS encoding YjcZ family sporulation protein, protein MSTSFCGNFGGGGFCFILVLFILLVIISCGCEN, encoded by the coding sequence ATGAGTACATCGTTTTGCGGTAACTTTGGAGGCGGAGGTTTTTGCTTCATTCTTGTATTGTTCATTCTGCTGGTAATCATAAGCTGCGGCTGCGAGAACTAG
- a CDS encoding transposase, which translates to MPKVQYGAPEKFAILQEVESGQLGLMATVKKYGINKSTLAKWRGRYEVYGYEGLEVRTHNRSYSAELKLQAVRDYLYGGLSQYQTIDKYKIASRTQLSNWVKKYNGHSSLKTYTGGVKAMTKGRSTTWQERIDIVLYCLTHHHDYQKTAEQYQVSYQQVYQWVKKYENDGQDALQDGRGRKKALEELTEADRQKFAMKKLEYENERLRAENAFLKKLQEIERWRR; encoded by the coding sequence ATGCCTAAAGTACAATATGGTGCGCCAGAGAAATTCGCCATCCTACAAGAAGTTGAAAGTGGCCAGTTGGGTCTTATGGCTACAGTTAAAAAATACGGGATTAACAAATCAACCTTAGCGAAATGGCGAGGTCGTTATGAAGTGTATGGATACGAAGGGTTAGAGGTTCGAACCCACAATAGAAGTTATTCTGCGGAACTAAAGCTTCAAGCGGTGAGGGATTATCTCTATGGGGGATTGTCACAATATCAGACCATCGATAAGTACAAGATAGCCAGCCGAACACAACTCTCCAACTGGGTAAAGAAGTATAATGGTCATAGCAGCTTAAAAACCTATACAGGGGGAGTGAAAGCTATGACGAAAGGTCGATCTACAACTTGGCAGGAGAGGATTGATATTGTTCTTTATTGTCTTACCCATCATCATGACTATCAAAAGACAGCGGAGCAGTACCAGGTCTCCTACCAACAAGTGTACCAATGGGTAAAGAAGTATGAAAATGACGGTCAGGATGCTTTACAGGATGGGCGGGGAAGAAAAAAAGCGCTTGAGGAGTTAACCGAAGCGGATCGCCAAAAGTTCGCAATGAAAAAGCTGGAGTATGAAAATGAGCGGCTTCGAGCAGAGAATGCTTTCTTAAAAAAGTTACAGGAAATCGAAAGGTGGCGACGTTAA